Proteins from a single region of Nocardioides anomalus:
- a CDS encoding histidine phosphatase family protein, whose translation MGDVWLVRHGETEWSASGRHTSHTDLPLTDAGEEAARSLAPRLAEESFALVLSSPLGRARRTAELAGFASPEVDDDLHEWDYGDYEGVTTEEIRERVPDWTVWSRPCPGGETAADVTARLDRVVARCRSVDGDALLFGHGHSLRALAARWLGLEVSEGRLLKLDTGTVSTLGHEHEYAVVLRWNA comes from the coding sequence GTGGGCGACGTCTGGCTGGTCCGGCACGGGGAGACCGAGTGGAGCGCGTCGGGCCGGCACACCTCGCACACCGACCTGCCCCTGACCGACGCCGGTGAGGAGGCCGCGCGCTCGCTGGCGCCCCGGCTGGCCGAGGAGTCCTTCGCGCTGGTGCTGAGCTCGCCGCTGGGCCGCGCCCGGCGCACGGCCGAGCTGGCCGGCTTCGCCTCGCCCGAGGTCGACGACGACCTGCACGAGTGGGACTACGGCGACTACGAGGGCGTGACCACCGAGGAGATCCGCGAGCGGGTCCCGGACTGGACCGTGTGGTCGCGCCCGTGTCCCGGCGGCGAGACCGCGGCCGACGTCACCGCCCGGCTGGACCGGGTCGTGGCCCGCTGCCGGTCGGTCGACGGCGACGCGCTCCTGTTCGGTCACGGTCACTCCCTGCGGGCGCTCGCGGCCCGCTGGCTGGGCCTCGAGGTCAGCGAGGGACGCCTGCTCAAGCTCGACACCGGGACCGTCTCCACCCTGGGCCACGAGCACGAGTACGCCGTCGTCCTGCGCTGGAACGCTTGA
- a CDS encoding L,D-transpeptidase, whose translation MGHHRAVRPGRRAAPPPGRRRAEVRPRYGRLAVLGASVSVTAIAVLGSIGVLPSVAQGDPGGSAPSSTPVATDSVVDSVLAAAEASVTPAPQPEAAAASVPSPSPSGQPAASSGQPQGPPPVPEDSGDGRRVVFDQSDQRVWLIDDDEDVARTYLVSGSVTDNLQPGTYAVYSRSEDAVGVDDSGTMQWFVRFTQGPSGAAIGFHDIPVDDGAPVQTLGQLGTPQSHGCIRQKEVDALALWDFAPIGTEVDVVA comes from the coding sequence ATGGGCCACCACCGAGCCGTCCGCCCCGGCCGCCGCGCCGCGCCGCCTCCCGGGCGGCGCCGCGCCGAGGTCCGGCCGCGCTACGGCCGGCTCGCCGTCCTGGGCGCCTCGGTCAGCGTGACCGCCATCGCCGTGCTCGGCAGCATCGGCGTGCTGCCGTCGGTGGCCCAGGGCGATCCCGGCGGGTCCGCACCGTCCTCGACGCCGGTGGCCACCGACTCGGTGGTCGACTCGGTCCTCGCGGCCGCCGAGGCGTCGGTGACGCCCGCGCCGCAGCCGGAGGCCGCCGCCGCGTCGGTGCCGTCGCCGAGCCCGTCGGGTCAGCCGGCCGCGTCGTCGGGCCAGCCCCAGGGCCCGCCCCCGGTGCCCGAGGACTCCGGCGACGGCCGCCGCGTGGTCTTCGACCAGAGCGACCAGCGCGTCTGGCTCATCGACGACGACGAGGACGTCGCCCGGACCTACCTGGTCTCGGGCAGCGTGACCGACAACCTCCAGCCCGGGACCTACGCGGTCTACTCGCGCTCCGAGGACGCCGTCGGCGTCGACGACTCCGGCACCATGCAGTGGTTCGTCCGCTTCACCCAGGGCCCGAGCGGCGCGGCCATCGGCTTCCACGACATCCCGGTCGACGACGGCGCGCCGGTCCAGACCCTCGGCCAGCTCGGCACGCCCCAGTCGCACGGCTGCATCCGCCAGAAGGAGGTCGACGCCCTGGCCCTGTGGGACTTCGCCCCGATCGGCACCGAGGTCGACGTCGTCGCCTAG
- a CDS encoding CASTOR/POLLUX-related putative ion channel — protein MARTGQQLRVRTAKAMSERGGSTVKVATEKRSGLGDRLRYMFDNSMSAGTPALVAWLFAATLLLIVVFAFILTVTGVHQEGEDRGFFSDLFYNLLHALDPGTVGGDTGTWGWKLTMLALTLGGLFIVSALIGVLASGIDTKLADLRRGRSIVLEEDHTVILGWSESIFTIISELTLANESRKDPVIVILADRDKVDMEDELKVKVPERRGTRIICRSGSPMDLDDLRLSSHDTARSVILLAPESDDPDSEVIKTLLALTHDGEDGPRIVAEIQEPSNLEAAALVGKHRTTLLDIRETVAKLVVQTSRQSGAAAVYTELFDYSGDEFYFFEDHGLAGSTYGEAQLAFEAASVVGILDGTTSKLNPPPETVITAEQTLIVVVEDDSALAGQSRSMTEPALTRLGEQTETEVRPTQALVIGWNDRAPIVVRELDRYAPPGSSVTVLTTYGEPELPAFQNIAVSVVKASTTSRAVLEEHVGADLDQIVVLCYDRDLDTQTADSRTLVSLLHVRDILRRVGSETPVVSEMLDDRNRVLASVADVDDIVVSGEIVSLVVTQLSEDGRLEAVFKELLGAEGSEIYLRPAEWYVQPGDDVSWATVVAGAARRGETALGLKSALLADPGMRFGVVVNPPKSQTYTIGADDAVVVLAED, from the coding sequence ATGGCACGCACGGGGCAGCAACTGCGGGTCCGCACGGCGAAGGCGATGTCCGAGCGTGGTGGTTCCACGGTCAAGGTCGCGACCGAGAAGCGGTCGGGGCTGGGCGACCGGCTGCGCTACATGTTCGACAACTCGATGAGCGCGGGCACGCCGGCCCTCGTGGCGTGGCTGTTCGCGGCGACGCTGCTGCTGATCGTGGTCTTCGCCTTCATCCTCACGGTGACCGGGGTGCACCAGGAGGGCGAGGACCGCGGCTTCTTCTCCGACTTGTTCTACAACCTGCTGCACGCGCTCGACCCGGGCACCGTCGGCGGCGACACGGGGACCTGGGGCTGGAAGCTGACCATGCTCGCCCTCACCCTGGGCGGCCTGTTCATCGTCAGCGCGCTCATCGGCGTGCTGGCCAGCGGCATCGACACCAAGCTGGCCGACCTGCGCCGGGGCCGCTCGATCGTCCTCGAGGAGGACCACACGGTCATCCTGGGCTGGTCGGAGTCGATCTTCACGATCATCTCCGAGCTGACGCTGGCCAACGAGTCCCGCAAGGACCCCGTGATCGTGATCCTGGCCGACCGCGACAAGGTCGACATGGAGGACGAGCTGAAGGTCAAGGTGCCCGAGCGCCGCGGCACCCGCATCATCTGCCGCTCCGGGTCGCCCATGGACCTCGACGACCTCCGGCTGAGCAGCCACGACACCGCGCGCTCGGTGATCCTGCTGGCCCCCGAGTCCGACGACCCCGACTCCGAGGTGATCAAGACCCTGCTCGCGCTGACCCACGACGGCGAGGACGGGCCGCGCATCGTGGCCGAGATCCAGGAGCCGAGCAACCTGGAGGCGGCCGCCCTGGTGGGCAAGCACCGCACCACGCTGCTCGACATCCGCGAGACGGTGGCCAAGCTGGTCGTGCAGACCTCGCGCCAGTCGGGGGCCGCGGCGGTCTACACCGAGCTCTTCGACTACTCCGGCGACGAGTTCTACTTCTTCGAGGACCACGGACTGGCCGGTTCGACCTACGGTGAGGCGCAGCTCGCCTTCGAGGCCGCCTCCGTGGTGGGCATCCTCGACGGCACCACCTCCAAGCTCAACCCGCCCCCGGAGACCGTCATCACCGCGGAGCAGACCCTGATCGTGGTGGTCGAGGACGACTCGGCCCTCGCCGGGCAGTCGCGCTCGATGACCGAGCCGGCGCTGACCCGGCTCGGTGAGCAGACCGAGACCGAGGTCCGGCCCACGCAGGCGCTGGTCATCGGCTGGAACGACCGGGCGCCGATCGTCGTCCGCGAGCTCGACCGCTACGCACCGCCGGGCTCGAGCGTCACCGTGCTCACGACGTACGGCGAGCCGGAGCTCCCGGCCTTCCAGAACATCGCGGTGAGCGTGGTCAAGGCCTCCACCACCAGCCGCGCGGTGCTCGAGGAGCACGTCGGTGCCGACCTCGACCAGATCGTGGTGCTCTGCTACGACCGCGACCTCGACACCCAGACCGCCGACTCGCGGACCCTGGTCAGCCTGCTCCACGTGCGCGACATCCTGCGCCGCGTCGGCTCGGAGACCCCGGTGGTCAGCGAGATGCTCGACGACCGCAACCGGGTGCTCGCCTCGGTCGCCGACGTCGACGACATCGTGGTCAGCGGCGAGATCGTCAGCCTCGTGGTCACCCAGCTGTCCGAGGACGGCCGGCTCGAGGCGGTGTTCAAGGAGCTGCTGGGCGCCGAGGGCAGCGAGATCTACCTGCGCCCCGCCGAGTGGTACGTCCAGCCCGGCGACGACGTCTCCTGGGCCACCGTGGTCGCCGGCGCCGCCCGGCGGGGCGAGACGGCGCTCGGGCTCAAGTCCGCGCTGCTGGCCGACCCGGGGATGCGGTTCGGTGTGGTGGTGAACCCGCCCAAGTCGCAGACCTACACGATCGGCGCCGACGACGCCGTCGTGGTGCTGGCCGAGGACTGA
- a CDS encoding DUF6758 family protein produces the protein MALTVGCPRCATPVAQTGTAWSCPDHGVVPPLWRPPEASYDAFVEHLGASARFPTYLPWPLSPGWRVTDFAAVGTPERGHAAMTCVSGTSALDGPVDVLVVAEEPGTGLGARIAGTPHDDPGAELGDGPPSVRVRIDSQTVPLWPVSTSLSDGEWDRSVVAGEAGGRWLWLVLRPASAVLLLRDDWILRDVSGLGPPAGRAALRRPGPGLVRVRAPRVQACASTSTPTRGRATARTRRPSWCGRRRRRGSTSWG, from the coding sequence ATGGCGCTCACCGTCGGCTGCCCGCGCTGCGCGACGCCGGTCGCGCAGACCGGCACCGCCTGGTCGTGTCCCGACCACGGCGTCGTCCCCCCGCTCTGGCGCCCGCCCGAGGCGTCCTACGACGCGTTCGTGGAGCACCTGGGCGCCTCGGCCCGCTTCCCGACGTACCTCCCCTGGCCGCTGAGCCCCGGCTGGCGGGTCACCGACTTCGCCGCCGTCGGCACCCCCGAGCGCGGCCACGCCGCCATGACCTGCGTCTCCGGAACCTCGGCGCTCGACGGCCCGGTCGACGTGCTCGTCGTCGCCGAGGAGCCCGGCACCGGCCTCGGCGCGCGGATCGCCGGCACCCCCCACGACGACCCCGGCGCCGAGCTCGGCGACGGCCCGCCCTCGGTCCGCGTCCGCATCGACTCCCAGACCGTCCCGCTCTGGCCGGTCTCCACCAGCCTCTCCGACGGCGAGTGGGACCGCTCCGTGGTCGCCGGCGAGGCCGGCGGCCGCTGGCTCTGGCTCGTCCTGCGCCCGGCCTCCGCCGTCCTGCTCCTGCGCGACGACTGGATCCTGCGCGACGTCTCCGGCCTCGGCCCCCCCGCTGGTCGAGCTGCCCTTCGGAGGCCCGGCCCCGGCCTGGTGAGGGTGCGCGCCCCTAGGGTTCAGGCGTGCGCATCGACCTCCACACCCACACGCGGGCGAGCGACGGCACGCACACGCCGGCCGAGCTGGTGCGGGAGGCGGCGGCGCAGGGGATCGACGTCCTGGGGCTGA
- a CDS encoding PHP domain-containing protein has translation MRIDLHTHTRASDGTHTPAELVREAAAQGIDVLGLTDHDTAEGWAEAAATAAEVGVTLVRGIEISTIHQGRGAHLLAYLPDPAYPPLVHHLRKILDGRSSRVPAMLERLRSAGVDIDIADVRRAADGTAATGRPHVADALVTLGVVGDRSEAFRRFLNPGRPAYVNRYAAPLGEMVRVVDEAGGVTVLAHPWGRHGPGSMPERDIRALAAGGLAGLEVDHQDHPPQARAELRRIAEALDLVVTGSSDHHGLGKRDHDLGVNTTAPEQYARLLALATAAAARSGRPVPAVVG, from the coding sequence GTGCGCATCGACCTCCACACCCACACGCGGGCGAGCGACGGCACGCACACGCCGGCCGAGCTGGTGCGGGAGGCGGCGGCGCAGGGGATCGACGTCCTGGGGCTGACCGACCACGACACCGCCGAGGGCTGGGCCGAGGCCGCGGCGACGGCGGCCGAGGTCGGCGTCACGCTGGTGCGCGGGATCGAGATCAGCACCATCCACCAGGGCCGCGGGGCGCACCTGCTGGCCTACCTGCCCGACCCGGCGTACCCGCCCCTCGTGCACCACCTCCGCAAGATCCTCGACGGCCGCAGCAGCCGGGTGCCGGCCATGCTGGAGCGGCTCCGGTCGGCCGGGGTCGACATCGACATCGCCGACGTGCGCCGCGCGGCGGACGGGACGGCGGCGACGGGCCGGCCGCACGTCGCGGACGCCCTGGTCACCCTGGGCGTGGTGGGGGACCGGAGCGAGGCGTTCCGGCGCTTCCTCAACCCGGGCCGACCGGCCTACGTCAACCGCTACGCCGCCCCGCTGGGCGAGATGGTCCGCGTGGTCGACGAGGCCGGTGGCGTGACGGTGCTGGCCCACCCGTGGGGCCGGCACGGGCCGGGCTCGATGCCCGAGCGCGACATCCGGGCGCTGGCCGCGGGCGGGCTGGCCGGCCTCGAGGTCGACCACCAGGACCACCCGCCGCAGGCCCGGGCCGAGCTGCGCCGGATCGCGGAGGCGCTGGACCTCGTGGTCACCGGCTCCAGCGACCACCACGGGCTGGGCAAGCGCGACCACGACCTGGGCGTCAACACCACCGCGCCGGAGCAGTACGCCCGCCTCCTCGCCCTCGCGACCGCCGCGGCCGCGCGCTCGGGCCGACCGGTCCCGGCGGTGGTCGGGTGA
- a CDS encoding phospholipase D-like domain-containing protein — protein MKRSAVLLCVGMLLTPLLASSPAGAAPRATTTVTATKHLARKGHGGGKGHGGGHRWKAPSGPFFNDPHIRSRHFTIEKRVIDTIRHTKRGSSIRIGVYSFDRMPVANALVAAYRRGVHVQMLLNDHQDTRAMKVIRGAIGTNRYAKSFIYKCKESCRGTANEFNNLHSKFYLFTKAGKSKDVIAVGSANMMLNAAAHQWNDLYFLSGQPVLFKQYTNLFTDMKHDYSKRQPARLFCGRPVDGVPCDDSTDPYTTWAFPKLSGPKNDLVLDMLNKIQCLTPDGNGGQTVTHLALSMHTMRGNRGDYLAAAIRQKFAEGCDFRVDYGLIGFHTKQILGAATARGRIPLRSTGLDYHPDDDFDLNHDGEDDVILDYYSHQKYFVIQGTYNGKPGTNLVLTGSSNWASLSTANDEIWQTIQGADVAQKYLDNFNFEWNSSRNSRDAYTTTYTDFRVPVTEKLADGTTRTTYRTERRPVVTVERDPKAPAEAWAD, from the coding sequence ATGAAGCGGTCTGCCGTCCTGCTCTGCGTGGGGATGTTGCTCACGCCCCTCCTGGCCTCCTCGCCGGCCGGGGCGGCGCCGCGGGCGACCACGACGGTCACCGCGACCAAGCACCTGGCCCGCAAGGGCCACGGCGGCGGCAAGGGCCACGGCGGCGGGCACCGGTGGAAGGCGCCGAGCGGGCCGTTCTTCAACGACCCGCACATCCGCTCGCGCCACTTCACCATCGAGAAGCGGGTCATCGACACGATCCGGCACACCAAGCGGGGCTCGAGCATCCGGATCGGCGTCTACTCCTTCGACCGGATGCCGGTCGCGAACGCGCTGGTGGCGGCGTACCGCCGCGGCGTGCACGTGCAGATGCTGCTCAACGACCACCAGGACACCCGCGCCATGAAGGTGATCCGCGGGGCCATCGGCACCAACCGCTACGCCAAGAGCTTCATCTACAAGTGCAAGGAGAGCTGCCGGGGCACGGCCAACGAGTTCAACAACCTGCACTCGAAGTTCTACCTGTTCACCAAGGCCGGCAAGTCCAAGGACGTCATCGCCGTCGGCTCGGCCAACATGATGCTCAACGCGGCCGCGCACCAGTGGAACGACCTCTACTTCCTGTCCGGGCAGCCGGTGCTGTTCAAGCAGTACACCAACCTGTTCACCGACATGAAGCACGACTACTCCAAGCGGCAGCCGGCCCGGCTGTTCTGCGGCCGGCCGGTCGACGGGGTCCCGTGCGACGACTCCACCGACCCGTACACGACCTGGGCCTTCCCGAAGCTGTCCGGACCGAAGAACGACCTGGTCCTGGACATGCTCAACAAGATCCAGTGCCTCACACCCGACGGGAACGGCGGCCAGACCGTCACCCACCTGGCCCTGTCGATGCACACCATGCGCGGCAACCGCGGTGACTACCTCGCGGCGGCGATCCGACAGAAGTTCGCGGAGGGTTGCGACTTCCGCGTCGACTACGGCCTGATCGGCTTCCACACCAAGCAGATCCTCGGCGCGGCCACCGCCCGCGGTCGGATCCCGTTGCGCTCGACCGGGCTGGACTACCACCCCGACGACGACTTCGACCTCAACCACGACGGTGAGGACGACGTCATCCTGGACTACTACAGCCACCAGAAGTACTTCGTCATCCAGGGCACCTACAACGGCAAGCCCGGCACCAACCTGGTGCTGACCGGCTCGTCCAACTGGGCCAGCCTGAGCACCGCGAACGACGAGATCTGGCAGACGATCCAGGGCGCGGACGTGGCGCAGAAGTACCTCGACAACTTCAACTTCGAGTGGAACAGCAGCCGCAACTCGCGCGACGCCTACACCACGACCTACACCGACTTCCGGGTGCCGGTGACCGAGAAGCTGGCCGACGGCACCACGCGCACGACGTACCGCACCGAGCGCCGGCCGGTCGTCACCGTCGAGCGCGACCCGAAGGCGCCGGCCGAGGCCTGGGCCGACTAG
- a CDS encoding adenosine deaminase has product MALRELVTGLAKAELHLHLEGTLEPELAFALAARNGVSLPYAGVAALRRAYDFADLQSFLDLYYACMAVLRTAEDFRDLAAAYLDRARADGVVRAEVFFDPQEHTARGVPLAEVVAGLSRAAQESVAAGGPQVAFIACAVRHRGPAEALAMVESLEPHVGTVVGLGLDSTERGHPPRDYARAFDAARGLGLRTVAHAGEEGPPAYVWEALDVLGVERVDHGVRCVEDAALVRRLAADGTPLTVCPLSNVRLRVVDDLRDHPLPRLLDAGVRVTLNSDDPAYFGGYVADNYVACAEAFGWSEADLTALARASLDSVLR; this is encoded by the coding sequence ATGGCCCTGCGCGAGCTCGTCACCGGGCTCGCCAAGGCCGAGCTGCACCTGCACCTCGAGGGCACGCTCGAGCCGGAGCTGGCCTTCGCGCTGGCGGCGCGCAACGGCGTGAGCCTGCCGTACGCCGGTGTGGCCGCGCTGCGCCGCGCGTACGACTTCGCGGACCTGCAGTCCTTCCTGGACCTGTACTACGCGTGCATGGCGGTGCTGCGCACGGCCGAGGACTTCCGCGACCTCGCGGCCGCCTACCTCGACCGGGCGCGCGCCGACGGGGTGGTCCGCGCCGAGGTCTTCTTCGACCCGCAGGAGCACACCGCGCGCGGGGTGCCCCTGGCGGAGGTCGTGGCCGGGCTCTCGCGCGCGGCGCAGGAGAGCGTCGCGGCGGGCGGCCCGCAGGTCGCGTTCATCGCCTGCGCGGTGCGCCACCGCGGCCCCGCCGAGGCGCTGGCCATGGTCGAGTCCCTCGAGCCGCACGTCGGCACCGTGGTCGGCTTGGGGCTGGACTCCACCGAGCGCGGCCACCCGCCGCGGGACTACGCGCGGGCCTTCGATGCCGCGCGGGGCCTCGGCCTGCGCACCGTCGCGCACGCGGGCGAGGAGGGGCCGCCGGCGTACGTCTGGGAGGCTCTCGACGTCCTCGGTGTGGAGCGGGTCGACCACGGCGTGCGCTGCGTCGAGGACGCCGCGCTGGTGCGGCGACTGGCCGCCGACGGCACGCCGCTGACCGTCTGCCCCCTGTCCAACGTGCGCCTGCGGGTCGTCGACGACCTGCGCGACCACCCGCTCCCCCGGTTGCTCGACGCCGGCGTGCGGGTGACGCTGAACTCCGACGACCCCGCCTACTTCGGCGGGTACGTCGCCGACAACTACGTCGCGTGCGCCGAGGCCTTCGGTTGGTCCGAGGCCGACCTCACCGCGCTCGCGCGGGCGTCGCTGGACAGCGTCCTGCGCTAG
- a CDS encoding SDR family NAD(P)-dependent oxidoreductase has translation MSRTALVTGPTAGIGAAFAQQLGAKGYDLVLVARDAARLEKTAAGLRSTYGVAVEVLPADLSVREEMQRVEARLLDRDRPVDLLVNNAGFGLKGRFLDNSADAETAMLDVLVTATLRLSHAALTAMAERGSGGVINVSSVAAFLPRGTYAAAKSWVNSFSEWAANEYRDRGVTVTCLAPGFTKTEFHERMDVSRGSAPDFMWLDPDRLVATALADHEKGRVWSIPSVQYKAIATAARLVPNSLLQRFQSLGRK, from the coding sequence ATGTCCCGCACCGCCCTCGTGACCGGTCCGACCGCCGGCATCGGCGCCGCCTTCGCCCAGCAGCTGGGCGCCAAGGGCTACGACCTGGTCCTGGTCGCGCGCGACGCTGCGCGGCTGGAGAAGACCGCGGCCGGCCTGCGCTCGACGTACGGCGTGGCGGTCGAGGTCCTGCCCGCCGACCTGTCGGTGCGCGAGGAGATGCAGCGGGTCGAGGCGCGGCTGCTCGACCGGGACCGGCCGGTCGACCTGCTGGTCAACAACGCCGGGTTCGGGCTCAAGGGCCGGTTCCTGGACAACTCCGCCGACGCCGAGACCGCGATGCTCGACGTCCTGGTCACCGCCACGCTGCGGCTCTCGCACGCGGCGCTGACCGCGATGGCCGAGCGCGGCAGCGGCGGCGTCATCAACGTCTCCAGCGTGGCGGCGTTCCTGCCTCGCGGCACCTACGCCGCGGCCAAGTCGTGGGTGAACTCGTTCTCGGAGTGGGCGGCGAACGAGTACCGCGACCGCGGCGTGACCGTGACCTGCCTGGCCCCGGGGTTCACCAAGACCGAGTTCCACGAGCGGATGGACGTCTCGCGCGGCTCGGCGCCGGACTTCATGTGGCTCGACCCCGACCGGCTGGTCGCCACCGCCCTCGCCGACCACGAGAAGGGCAGGGTCTGGTCGATCCCCTCGGTGCAGTACAAGGCGATCGCCACCGCCGCCCGCCTGGTCCCGAACTCGCTGCTCCAGCGGTTCCAGTCACTCGGGCGCAAGTAG
- a CDS encoding MFS transporter → MPAPQTAPVVADLRRARGAAALAFATQGLVFISLTTRLPRFSDRWDLSELELSLVLLMIVLLAGVGSVVSEVVAKRASSATVLRVGLLVIAAAVPVAAAAPSVPVFVVALAAYGVGLGVVDAASNMQAVAVEHRYGRPILPSFHGAWTFGGILGATYALAAAHAPLWTAGLVAVVPLGALLAAYLPREHGEAVTAAEHTDVPWRPIVLVGLGMVLFYMVDTASQTWGPTYLDETVDAPHALVALATLPYLVASLVLRLAGDSLVSRYGATLVLRVGAVVASLSLLVVVTAQTWPVAVLGFTLLGAGVSVIAPLSFSAAARIAGGDQARVDAVIARFNQFNYVGGLLGAVLTGLVGAGSLRLGFAVPMVLILAMLPLARAFAPAGARSARTPG, encoded by the coding sequence ATGCCCGCCCCCCAGACGGCGCCCGTGGTGGCCGATCTGCGCCGCGCCCGTGGCGCCGCGGCGCTGGCCTTCGCCACCCAGGGACTCGTCTTCATCAGCCTCACCACCCGGCTCCCGCGCTTCTCCGACCGCTGGGACCTCTCCGAGCTCGAGCTGTCGCTGGTCCTGCTGATGATCGTGCTGCTGGCCGGCGTCGGCTCGGTCGTCTCCGAGGTCGTGGCCAAGCGCGCCTCGAGCGCCACGGTCCTGCGCGTCGGCCTGCTCGTGATCGCCGCGGCCGTCCCGGTGGCCGCCGCGGCGCCCTCGGTCCCGGTCTTCGTCGTCGCGCTCGCGGCCTACGGCGTGGGTCTGGGTGTGGTCGATGCGGCCAGCAACATGCAGGCGGTCGCGGTCGAGCACCGCTACGGCCGGCCGATCCTGCCGTCGTTCCACGGCGCCTGGACCTTCGGCGGGATCCTCGGGGCGACGTACGCCCTGGCCGCGGCGCACGCCCCGCTCTGGACCGCCGGCCTGGTCGCGGTCGTCCCGCTCGGGGCCCTGCTCGCGGCGTACCTCCCGCGCGAGCACGGCGAGGCCGTCACCGCGGCCGAGCACACCGACGTGCCGTGGCGCCCGATCGTGCTCGTGGGCCTCGGGATGGTGCTGTTCTACATGGTCGACACGGCCTCGCAGACCTGGGGACCGACCTACCTCGACGAGACCGTCGACGCCCCCCACGCCCTCGTCGCGCTGGCCACGCTCCCCTACCTGGTCGCCTCGCTGGTGCTGCGGCTGGCCGGCGACTCCCTCGTCTCGCGGTACGGCGCCACGCTCGTCCTGCGCGTCGGCGCGGTCGTCGCCTCGCTGTCGCTGCTCGTCGTGGTCACCGCGCAGACCTGGCCGGTGGCGGTGCTCGGCTTCACCCTGCTCGGCGCCGGGGTCTCGGTCATCGCCCCACTGAGCTTCTCGGCCGCCGCGCGGATCGCCGGCGGCGACCAGGCCCGGGTGGACGCGGTCATCGCGCGATTCAACCAGTTCAACTACGTCGGCGGCCTGCTCGGCGCCGTGCTCACCGGGCTGGTCGGCGCCGGGTCGCTGCGGCTCGGCTTCGCCGTGCCGATGGTGCTGATCCTGGCCATGCTGCCGCTGGCCCGGGCCTTCGCCCCGGCCGGCGCTCGCAGCGCGCGGACCCCGGGCTAG
- a CDS encoding ParA family protein, which translates to MGPVTRVLAIANQKGGVAKTTTVASLGVALAERGKRVLLVDLDPQACLTFSLGIDPEDLELSVHHVLTKGLAPTEVILTTEDGVDLLPATIELARAEADLLTRTGREHVLRTVVEELAEAGEDYDWILLDCPPSLGVLTVAALTAAEGVLIPLQCETLSHRGVGQLLDTVHDVRRFTNRGLAVWGVLPTLYDGRTNHARTVLETIAETYDLEVIEPPIPKTIKFAEAPAAGRSILATSRSSKGAAAYREVAANLDARAAS; encoded by the coding sequence ATGGGGCCTGTGACCCGGGTGCTCGCGATCGCCAACCAGAAGGGTGGCGTCGCCAAGACGACGACGGTCGCCTCGCTGGGGGTGGCCCTCGCCGAGCGCGGCAAGCGGGTCCTGCTCGTGGACCTCGACCCCCAGGCCTGCCTGACGTTCTCCCTGGGCATCGACCCCGAGGACCTCGAGCTCAGCGTCCACCACGTCCTGACCAAGGGCCTGGCGCCGACCGAGGTCATCCTCACCACCGAGGACGGCGTCGACCTGCTGCCGGCCACCATCGAGCTGGCCCGCGCCGAGGCCGACCTGCTGACCCGCACCGGGCGCGAGCACGTCCTGCGCACCGTGGTCGAGGAGCTGGCCGAGGCCGGCGAGGACTACGACTGGATCCTGCTCGACTGCCCGCCCTCGCTCGGCGTGCTCACCGTCGCGGCGCTCACCGCCGCCGAGGGCGTGCTCATCCCGCTGCAGTGCGAGACCCTGTCGCACCGCGGCGTGGGACAGCTGCTCGACACCGTGCACGACGTGCGCCGGTTCACCAACCGCGGGCTGGCCGTGTGGGGCGTGCTCCCGACGCTGTACGACGGGCGCACCAACCACGCCCGCACGGTGCTGGAGACGATCGCCGAGACCTACGACCTCGAGGTCATCGAGCCGCCGATCCCCAAGACCATCAAGTTCGCCGAGGCCCCCGCCGCCGGCCGCTCCATCCTGGCCACGAGCCGCAGCAGCAAGGGCGCCGCCGCCTACCGCGAGGTCGCCGCGAACCTCGACGCACGGGCGGCGTCCTGA